Below is a window of Rattus rattus isolate New Zealand chromosome X, Rrattus_CSIRO_v1, whole genome shotgun sequence DNA.
AGATTGCTTTTCTGGTCCTAATACAGACACATCTTAGACATAGTGTCTCTAAAAATTAAGTGATGGTGGGGGAGTAACAGAGCACTGAAGGAAGTAATCTAGCTCACCTTGGGTCCGATACCTGTTCAAGAGGtccatgtcacacacacacacacacacacacacacacacccacactctcactcactcacaaTCTTATTTTCAAGAATACCCTAATCCCTAAATCCCTAGCTGCCTAGtgtggaggccaggaaaggaCACAGGTTGTGAGGATGGAGACTGTTGTCATGGGAGCCAAGATTTAGAGGGTTCTGTCCCAGAAACAGCTTGCGAAGGGATTGAAAGGAGGGTTGTAGCAAGGAGTCCCAGGGTTCCCTGAATGGGAACCTGTGCAAAATGTGAAAGTGTTTAAGGCAAGGGCTGAGCCAACATGGTCGACATGCTGCAGAAGGGAACCTGTTGAAGAAGGCAAGCTGCATGTGACTCAGCAAAGATTATTCTGGCAAGACTCTCATTGGTCATTCTGGCGACACCAGGCCTTCTGCCTATAAATAAGGCAGTGAAGTTCATGATGGGAGCTGAGTGTGATGTGCGGGCCTCGACCCCTCTGCTTAGGCATTTCTCAGGGAAGGCCTGGCCCCCTCTGCTTCCAGGTCTGCCTGAGACACACACGTGGTGAGGACCCTCTGCAAAGTCACAATTGGGTGCACCTCCCAGCGCGCTGGCAGCTAGAAGCTTCCCAGTCCCAGCTGTGCTGGGCGCCTGCGCAGTGGGCCGGCGGCATCGCGGTTTGCGGGAGTCGGGAGACCCCCGCCTCCGCCCCTCTGCCCCTCCGCCCCTCGCCCTCCGCCGCGCCCGCGCACGCGGTCCCGGTCGCGCGCGCGCACCCGGCTCACCTCGCTCAACCCCTTGCGCGGCGGCAACAGCGGCGGCGGCGGAGCGGGCGAGCGCGCGCGCGATCGCGGCGATCAGGAGGGCGGGGACCGCGCACGGTCCACTCTGGGGCTGTGCGGAGGCGCGGGCACTGGGCTCCCCGCTCTGGGCGGCGGAAGCGGCGCCTCCAATCAGGCGGCGGGCTCGCGACCCTCAGCGCGCCCGGCCGGTGCTGCCCGCCCCGCGGACTGACTGACGCGCCGGCTCGCCCCCGCCCCCGGGTCCACCCCCGCCTAGTCTTCCCGGGCTCGGCTCAGGCTCCGCTCCACTCCGCTCCACTCCGCTCTCCTCCAGCCTCGCCAGGCCCTCTCTCTGCCCGCGGGAGCTCCTCGGCTGCGCAGCGGCGGCCAGCTCGCTAGGCAGCTGCAAGCGACCTCAGAGGCAGCAGCGGCCAGCTCGCTAGGCAGCTGCAGGCGGCGCCCAGGATGAAGTGCAAGCCGAACCAGACGCGGACCTACGACCCCGAGGGCTTCAAGAAGCGCGCCGCGTGCCTGTGCTTCCGCAGCGAGCGCGAGGACGAGGTGCTGCTGGTCAGCAGCAGCCGCTACCCGGACCGCTGGATCGTGCCGGGAGGAGGCATGGAGCCCGAGGAGGAGCCGGACGGCGCGGCGGTGCGCGAGGTGTACGAGGAGGCGGGAGTCAAGGGGAAGTTGGGCCGCTTGCTGGGCGTCTTCGAGCAGAACCAGGACCGCAAGCACCGGACCTACGTGTTCGTGCTCACCGTCACCGAGCTGCTGGAGGATTGGGAAGACTCGGTCAGCATCGGCAGGAAGCGCGAGTGGTTCAAGATCGAAGATGCCATCAAGGTCCTGCAGTGCCACAAGCCCGTGCACGCCGAGTACCTGGAGAAACTGAAGCTGGGCGGCTCCCCTACTAATGGGAACTCCGCTGCCCCGACCCCGCCAGAGAGCGAGCCCTAGTATGTACCGCTCCCGCCCGGACTCTTGCCTGTCGCCTCCCTTGCACTTGCCTCCTGCCTGCCAGGGGAGCACCTCTCCTGCCCTGTGCGCCCGCCCGCACGGGCAGGAGAGAggcttcttttgtttccttggcaggcagacctctgaatcACGCTTGCAAACTGTCTCTGTTGCCAGGCACTGTTTGCAGACAATTTGCACGTTTTTCAGATGCTTTTCCAATCGCTTCTTGGTGACACTGTAAAAATCTCGCGGTCAGCCACAGCTGCATGGGATTTTGTGAANNNNNNNNNNNNNNNNNNNNNNNNNNNNNNNNNNNNNNNNGATTGGAAAAGCATCTGAAAAACGGCTGGGTGTCTTACCGACGAATTGCCTGGCAACAGAGACAGTTTACCAAGCGTgattcagaggtctgcctgccaaGAGGAAACAAAgcctctctctcagcctgtgCGGGCAGGCGCACAGGAGCAGGAGAGGTGCTCCCTGGCAGGCAGGAGGCAAAGTGCAAAGGGGAGTGACAGGCAGAGTCCGGGCAGGAGCAGTACATACAGGAGCTCGCTCTCTGGCGGGGTCAGGGCAGCGGGTTCCCATTGGTAGGGGAGCCGCCCAGCTTCAGTTTCTCCAGGTACTCAGCGTGCACGGGGCTGTGGAAAAATGCAGGACCTTGATGGCATCTTCGATCTTGAACCACTCGGCGCTTCCTGCCGATGCTGACCGAGTCTTCCCAATCCTCCAGCAGCTCGGTGACGGTGAGCACGAACACGTAGGTCCGGTGCTTGCGGTCCTGGTTCTGCTCGAAGACGCCCGCAAGCGGCCCAACTTCCCTTGACTCCCCGCCTCGTACACCTCGCGCACCCGCCGCGCCGTCCGGCTCCTCCTCGGGCTCATGCCTCCTCCCGGCACGATCAGCGGTCCGGGTAGCGGCTGCTGCTGACCAGCAGCACCTCGCCTCGCGCTCGCTGCGGAAGCACAGGCACGCGGCGCGCTGCGAAGCCCTCGGGGTAGGTCCGCGTCTGGTTCGGCTTGCACTTCATCTGGGCGCACCGCCTGCGCTGCCCTGGCAGGCTGGCCGCTGCTGCCTCTGAGGTCGCTTGCAGCTGCCAGCGAGCTGGCCGCCGCTGCGCAGCCGAGGAGCTCCCGCGGGCAGAGAGAGGGCCTGGCGAGGCTGGAGGAGAGCGGTGGAGCGGGGTGGAGCGGGCCTGAGCTGAGCCTGGGAAGACTAGGCGGGGGGTGGACCCGGGGGCGGGGCGAGCCGGCGCGTCAGTCAGTCCGCGGGGGGCAGCACCGGCCAGGCGCGCTGAGGGTCGCGAGCCCGCCGCCTGATTGGAGGCGCCGCTTCCGCCGCCCAGAGCAGGGGCCCAGTGCTGCGCCTCCGCACAGCCCAGAGTGGACGTGCGCGGTCCCCGCCCTCCTGATCGCCGCGATCGCGCGCCGCGCTCGCATACTCCGCCGCCGCCGCTGTTGCCGCCGCGCAAGGGGTTGAGCGGAGTACAGGCCGGGTGCCAAGGCGACCAGGACCACGTGGGCGCGCGGAGGGCGAGGGCGGAGGGGCGGAGGGCGGAGGGGCGGAGGAGGCGGAGGCGGGGTCTCCGACTCCCTGCAAACCGCGATGCCGCCGGCCCACTGCGCAGGCGCCCAGCACAGCTGGGACTGGGAAGCTTCTGGCTGCCAGCGCGCTGGGAGGTGCACCCATTGTGACTTTGCAGAGGGTCCTCACCACGTGTGTGTCTCAGGCAGACCTGGAAGCAGAGGGGCCAGGCCTTCCCTGAGAAACGCCTAAGCAGAGGGTCGAGGCCGCATCACCTCAGCTCCATCATAGACTTCACTGCCTTATTTATAGGCAGAAGGCCTGGTGTCGCCAGAATGACCAATGAGAGTCTTGCCAGAATAATCTTTGCTGAGTCACATGCAGCTTGCCTTCTTCAACAGGTTCCCTTCTGCAGCATGTCGACCATGTTGGCTCAGCCCTTGCCTTAAACACTTTCACATTTTGCACAGGTTCCCACTCAGGGAACCCTGGGACTCCTTGCTACAACCCTCCTTTCAATCCCTTCGCAAGCTGTTTCTGGGACAGAACCCTCTAAATCTTGGCTCCCATGACAACAGTCTCCATCCTCACAACCTGTGtcctttcctggcctccacaCTAGGCAGCTAGGGATTTAGGATTTAGGTTATTCttgaaaataagtgtgtgtgtgtgtgtgtgtgtgtgtgtgtgtgtgtgtgtacatggaccTCTGAACAGGTATCGACCCAAGGTGAGCGAGATTATCTTCCTTCAGTGCTTCTGTTACTCCCCCACCATTACGACTTTAGAGACACTATGTCTAAGATGTGTCTGTACTAGACCAGAAAGCACCGGGAATTCATAGTCTGTTTCCTAGTGtctccctagagctgggattgcagCCTGATTTTTTAGCCAGTGCTGGGGATCAGATCTCAGGTGATGATACTTGAGCCTCAAACACTTTAAGCACTGAGCGATGGCGCTGGCCCAGCGGTTTTCAGCTGGAGATCGCAAAGACCTTGTACTTTTGCTCAGAGGACCGCTTGGTAGAGAAGCAGGATCCCAAAGTCTAAAGTAAACACAAATTTATACcacaccattttcttttctctgaggtttctctcctttctcccttagACTTCTCGACCTGAAGGCCCAATAGTCTCTCCCATCAGCTCTGAGGCAAGCCTGCGCTGACTCGAAACCACCTCACCCTCGGTACAGTAATTTTGGCCTATTTTACAGAGAGGCAGTCTGCTGTGGTTTAGCTTGGTAATATTCATAGCTGTCTTCTTGGGGTACAGAGTTTGCTTTGGTAAGAATTACTGACTTCGTGGAAAGataatttccattttcatgtatTCCTGTGCCATCTAGTCTCCTTTtcgattttattttgttttgttaaactgtcttatttgtttttattccaaatgttgcccccttacTAGTCCCTCCTCCAGGAGTTCTttaccctttctccctcccttgggttctgagacagggctcacccacccatctacctttcccccccacccacctcacTGCTGCAAACCCCCTTCCCTGGGACACCAAGGAAAGGATTAGGAACAGCCTCTCCCACCTAGGCCAGATAACGtagtcctctgttatatatgtgctggggccatggaccagcccctgtatgttctggttggtggcttagtctctgacgGTTCCCAGGGTTTCAGGTTAGATGAcactgttggccttcctgtggggttaccatgagcttcagctccttcaatccttcccctaactcttccataggtgtGAGCACCTCAGTTCAAAGggtggctgtaagtatctgcatcggTCTCAGTCAGCTCCTGCTAGAGGCAGTCAGGATAGCcgtgccaggctcctgtctccaaCCACTACccagcatcagtaatggtgtgaGATTGGGTGGGattggtgcccacccatgggacGAATCCCAAGTTGGACCTGTGACTGGACAGCCTccccttcactctctgctcccttttgtgcctgcatttctttacACAGGAACAGTTCTGAGTCAACCATTTTGAAGGTCGGTTGATAACCCGTCCCTCCCTTATGTTTCTGTGAACACACTGGAAGGGGTTTCTTCACCATTTCTGCTAAGATCATCCCCATTGATCCCTGGAGCCTCTTACAGCCTAGGTCTTGGGACTAGAGGTTCCCTGACCTCTCACCTACTGCAGCTGCACattcccattcattctcctggccctttcGGCTTCTGTCCTGTttcccccacacctgatcctgaccccctttccccctccccctcccttctccaacctaagtccctccctccttctgacACCTAGTGttaatttgttcccccttctaaatggatttaaagcatccttacttgggattctctcttgttaaacttcttatggaCACTGGGCTGTGTCATGGTTATTCGTACAttttgctaatatctacttatcagtgagtacgtactgagcatgtctttttgggtctgggttatctaagtcaggatgatattttcttgttctatcCATCTGCCTGCCAAATTCATGATAttcttgtttttgatagcggactagtattccattgtatccactctttggttgagggacatcttggttgtttccagcttctggctattacaaataaggctgctattaacatagtggaacatgtgtccctgtggtatggtggggcatcttctgCGTATATGGTCAGGGGCattagagctgggtcctcagaaagaACAATGTCCTGAGGAACagtcagactgattttcagagaggttgtaccagtctgcaatcccatcagcaaaggaggagtgttcctctttctccacatgtgtgccaccCTGTGCTGTcacatgaggttttgatcttagcctttcacTGTAAGtggaaatctcagggctgtttttgACTTTCATGTCCCTGATGACTGTGGAATTCCacatttcttaaagttctccTTAGCCATCGGAGATTCCTGTGATGTGGATTCTCTGTTttgctctttaccccatttttgaatgggttatttgcttttttggagtctaatttcttgtgttctttatatttaTTGGGTATTacccctctatcacatgtagggtTGGTACAGAACTTTTTCCCATCTgtaggttgccgttttgtcctgtgaagtgtgtcctttcccttacagcagcttttcagtttcctgaggtcccatttgtgtaCTGTTGCTCTTAGAGACTGAGTCAGTGGTGTTCTCTTTAGAAAGTTTTCTCCTGGGCCAATGCGTTCTagattttccccactttctcttctatgagactCCATATATCTGCTTTCATGATGAGCTCTTTAATCTACTTAGACCTGAACTTTGGACAAGGCATGGagacatttgcattcttctacaagccaATTGTGGCTTTTACTGTGGTACAGTACGATTgcctgaaggaggcagaggcaggaagatcaggagttccaggccagcttgggctacacatctattctttctctcttttttaaaattattattctttaattgttttacaccccagttgttatccccctccctgtccaccctctgCCAGTTCCTTATAccactcctcctccctgtctccaagaggatgtccccatcccacccctaccACAGGAGACCTCCCCCAGGGCCTCAAATCCCTTGAGTGTTAGATgcttcttctctccctgaggccaggccaggcagtcttgtgctgtgtatgtgtttgggtccttagtgtatgctgcctggttggtgggtaagtgtctgagagatctttgGGGCTCAGGTTGGTTGAAACTGCTGGCCTCCTATGGGTTCACCTACTTCCTaagcttctttcagctttcccctaattccacaacaggggtccccagcttctgtccattcattgggtgcaaatatctgcatctgacattTTCAGCTACTcgtgggcctctcagagggcagccatgcttgGGTCCTCCTGTATgcaagcacaccatagcctcagtaacagtgtcaggccctggggcctccctgagctggatcccactttgggctgtcactggacctcctttctcaggctcttctccacttttgaccctgcagttctttcagacagggacaaTTTGGGTCAGAGGTTTGACTGTGGGATAttaac
It encodes the following:
- the LOC116888559 gene encoding diphosphoinositol polyphosphate phosphohydrolase 3-alpha, with the protein product MKCKPNQTRTYDPEGFKKRAACLCFRSEREDEVLLVSSSRYPDRWIVPGGGMEPEEEPDGAAVREVYEEAGVKGKLGRLLGVFEQNQDRKHRTYVFVLTVTELLEDWEDSVSIGRKREWFKIEDAIKVLQCHKPVHAEYLEKLKLGGSPTNGNSAAPTPPESEP